TGCGCGCAGGCCTAGCCGCCGCGGAGGCCCCATGTTGTGCCTTGGCATAGAAAGTTCGTGCGACGAAACGGCGCTGGCGCTGGTGGAAGACGGCCGACTGCTGGACGCCGTGCTGGCGAGCCAGGCGGACGTGCACGCCCTGTTCGGCGGAGTGGTGCCGGAGCTGGCCTCGCGGGAGCACTGCCGGTACATGGGCCCTTTGCTGGACGTCCTGCTGCGGCGCAGCGGGCGGCGCGCCGCGGAGCTGGACCTGGTGGCCGCGGCGCGGGGGCCGGGGCTTCTGGGCAGCCTGCTGGTGGGCGTGGCCTTTGCCAAGGGGCTCGCCTTGGGGCTGGGCACGCGCTTTCTGGGGGTCAACCATCTGCACGCGCATCTGCTGGCGGCCGGGTTGGAGGAAACGCTGCCTTTTCCCGCGCTGGGGCTGCTGGTTTCCGGCGGGCATACCCATCTGTACCGCATGGAGGCCCCGTGGAAGCTGATTCCCCTGGGCCGCACGCTGGACGACGCGGCGGGCGAAGCCTTTGACAAGGTGGGGAAGATCCTCGGGCTGGCGTACCCCGGCGGCCGTCTGCTGGACGCCTTGGCCCAGGAGGGCAGGGCGGATCCGCGGCTCTTTCCGCGGCCGTATCTGGATAACGACAACCTGGATTTCAGTTTCAGCGGCCTGAAAACCGCTGTGGCAACCTACGCGGCGACGCGCCTGAACGATCTGACCTGGCCGCGGCCTTTGGTTTGCACGGCGGACGCGCCCCAGGCCCTGAAAGACTGCTGCGCCTCCTTCAACCTTGCGGTAGTGGAGACCCTTTGCGCCAAGGCGGAGCGCGCCCTGGACCGGCACCCGGACCTGCATGCTCTGGTGCTGGCGGGCGGCGTGGCGGCCAACAGCCTGCTGCGCGAGCGCGTGCGGGATCTCATGCGGCGGCGGGGGGGCGCGGCGCTGGCGCCAGGGCCTGGGCTGTGCACGGATAATGCCGCCATGATTGCCTATGCGGGCTGGCTTTTGGGAAGGGAAGGCTTTTGCCACGACCTGCGCATGGAGGCCATCCCGCGCGGCAAGGCCCTGCCGGCCGACATGCTGCGGGCGGCGCGCGCCGGAGGGGCCTGGCAAGGCGACCGGGCCGGAACAATACCGGAGCCGAACACTCCGAAATAGTTGTTGTCCTGTTGACCAGTTCTGTGAGATTGTCTTGACAGTCGGCACGTTG
The genomic region above belongs to Desulfovibrio legallii and contains:
- the tsaD gene encoding tRNA (adenosine(37)-N6)-threonylcarbamoyltransferase complex transferase subunit TsaD, with product MLCLGIESSCDETALALVEDGRLLDAVLASQADVHALFGGVVPELASREHCRYMGPLLDVLLRRSGRRAAELDLVAAARGPGLLGSLLVGVAFAKGLALGLGTRFLGVNHLHAHLLAAGLEETLPFPALGLLVSGGHTHLYRMEAPWKLIPLGRTLDDAAGEAFDKVGKILGLAYPGGRLLDALAQEGRADPRLFPRPYLDNDNLDFSFSGLKTAVATYAATRLNDLTWPRPLVCTADAPQALKDCCASFNLAVVETLCAKAERALDRHPDLHALVLAGGVAANSLLRERVRDLMRRRGGAALAPGPGLCTDNAAMIAYAGWLLGREGFCHDLRMEAIPRGKALPADMLRAARAGGAWQGDRAGTIPEPNTPK